The nucleotide sequence CTGCTATGGCCACAGATTCCGGATTGAAGTAAACGTTGGTGGGTACACCCTTCTTCAGATACGCCTTGGAAATGGGCGTGGATATGGCAGTGCCACCATTACCAACCACCGCTTTGGAATGAGGTTCCAGGATGAGTGCAGCCTGCTTGCGTCCCTGGATCGCCTGAGCCTGCTCCGGTCTATAGGGCAGGAAGTAGTTTCCAAATGGGATCTGCGGAAAGTTGCCGGAACTCGTGCTGGTCTTTCCGGTGGCCTCAACCTTCAAGGGAACTCTTCCACCCGCCTGCTTTCTCATTTTTTGTGGGGCAATCGCCTTCTTCAACTGCTGCTTGGCGGAGCGGGGTGACCCAGAAGTGGAGATCACTAGCTTGCCCGGCACCGGAACGATCTCTTCGATCACATACTCGGGGTTTATTTTGCTGACCGCTGAGCGGAGACCCACATCACTCTTCAGATCCCCAGTGGTTCGGGTCTTCACTGCAGGCAGAGCCTGTAGCTTTTCTGGTTTCTCCAACTCGCTGGAGCTGTCATCAGCTAAGCTTTCGGGTCGGCCAGTTGTGGTAGTGGTCGTTGTGGTTGTTGCACTGGCTATGGTGGCTTGATCGGCACTGGCGATGGTGGGTTGCACCACATAGGCCAGGGGCAGATTGTAGGCGGCGTAGTATGGGGCACTGAACAGCACGGGTTGATAGGCTCCATAGGGCGTGAGGTCCTGGGCCGGAGCAGATCCTGCAATGAGTTTTCCGGACTTCTCTGCGACGGGTGCTCCTGGTGGCCAGGCCTCGATATTGGTTGTGCGCCAGTAGGCACTTGAGTTAGGATAGTTTTTGGTTTAGGAAGAGTGGGATAGAGGAAAATGGTGAAGAGAACCGCCGGTTAGTCGTATATTATTTACAGCAATAATTCGAGGGGTTAAACTGTGTCGGGTTAATATCATGCGGAATAAGTGTGATATCTAAAACTACTATGTACAAGATGAAAGCAAAAGCCCAAACAATtacgaaatacaaatatttattagaaCACTAGACAATACCAACTATGGATCCTAACTAAATGTGCTAAATAATAGCTATTAGGTTTAAGCCTCGAACTGGATTAGGACTCGAACTGGCCCGTCTCCAGCCCCGCCCCCTGATCCGCCTCCATGGTTGTTGTGCCCGTGGGTGGAGCATAGTAGACCGTTGGTCCTGTAGCCACTATCTTTCCCTCTCGCGGAAAACTTCTCGTCTCCAGATCGGTGCGTGCCAGGGCATCTTTAAGGTCCACATCTGCCGGTATGGAGATCACCTTGGCCCCGGGACCGGCGATGGTGAGACTCCGTGGATGGGTGAGAGCATAGCCACCGGGACCAACAATCGCCGTTCCTCCGCTGCCCGCCGTGGCCACGCCCCCGGGTCCTGCGATAGCGATGCCGCCCCTGCGAACCTTTAGCCGCTGAATGATGATTCCTCCTTCGCGCAATGCCTGCTTTTGGGTGCTTTCCTGAGCGGTGGCCACCTGGCTCACAGTGTGCATCAGGTGATGGCCCTTGTGAGCAAACAAGTGCTTCTCTGAGGAGGCACTGTTGTCCAGTTCCGCGGCTGTGTTCTCAATGGTATCCACATCATCGGCCATCCCATCGCCGGCGCCCTCGTTTTCATCCTCCCATTTATAATCCATCGAATCGATTGAGTGATTCTTCACAGGAACATTGCCAACAACCACAGGACCTTCTCCAGCTGTGGCCGCCATTGGAGGTCGGAAGGGGAgcttgaaaatgttttgaaaggCATTCTTGATGGCAGTCGAGGTCTGATTCTGCATCTCAGCTATATTCATTCCGGGCATGCGGAATGGACTTAAGCGATTCCGATTGGGCAGCAAGCCACCAGATGGTGGTAAAGTAGAACTCAACAGGACAGGCGCAGATGTAGCCTTGATATTAAGGGATGTGGATCCCTGGTAGATTTGCTGTTCAGCATCCTTTCCACTCAAGCGAACGGGTTTCGCTGTGGAACCAACCTTCTTTCTGTTCAAAGAATTTAATTCCGGTGACGAAGTGGGCTGAATCTTCTGTGGCTTATGCACGGGCTTCTCGCGGGAGTCCAAACGATATTCCTTGAAGTTCACAGGCACTGGAGCCTTTGTGGTGGTCGTACCAATGGTGGTGGAATTACCCCTTTTTGGGGTGCCATCTTCATTGAGAGCCAGTTCTCGGGGCAGGAAGAACAGGTGATACTTGGGCGTCGTCTTGCCCTGTTTTCTTCCAGCCTTCGCCTTGCCATAGAAGCTGTCCACATCGCCAATGATTTTGTATCCCTTTATCTTGTATTCCTGCGAGGCGTGCTCCTTGAGATACTCCTCCTTATTGAGTTTGTACAGGTGCACGGGCACCACAAAGTGGGCGGGCAGCTGCTGTGCTTCTTGTTCGGAACTCGGCTTCGGTACCTCCACCTGTTTGGGTCGGAAGTAGAGTTGCGCTTTCTTCTCCTCCTTGGAGGTGCTCTCAATTGCCTGGCGCAACCTGGGAGGCACATTGTAACTGCCCGCCACATTTCTTGTGAGTTTCACCGCCCTAATTGAGGGTTCTAACAAGGTCTGACCATTACTTCCCGAGAAGTGGTGCTGATGGGCGTGAAATGGCTGATGGGCGGGCTTGGGGAACAGGTATTGACTGGAATCAAGGATCGGTGGCAGCTTGGGCTGCTCCGGCTGCTTCTTCACGTAGCCAAAGGCCTCGTTAACCTTGGCTATCTGCTCGAGGATGCGCTTGGCCTCGTCCGCCTTTTCCGAGGACGGAGTGGCCGCATTGGGCTCAAAGTCCTCGGGAAATTTGACCAGCCGCTGCTTCTGAATTCTGCAAACGAAAGGTGGGGTTTGTTTGGTGGTCTCTATCTGTTGGTGGAGTTAGCTTCTAGTTGCTAATGCAGGGTAATGTGTTGTTGGGTGGAGGGAAATGAGTTTTGAGGGTTAGTCACAAGTCTGGGCTTTTTTCGGTTTAGTCACATAGTTCTAGGCAAGCGCATCAACTTCTACTTGGAATGAGCATTAGCGTTGACACAGTCACATTTGGCAGGCAAGGCATTTCATGGTTATTTGGGGTCTTAGGGCTGGGTAACTAGCTACTAGTCTACTTACTCGACGGCCAGTCCACCGTGCTGTTGAGCCTGGCCAAGTGCCAAAGAGGCCAGAAGCAGTGTTGAGAGCTGAAAGACAAATGTGTGACAATAGATGAATGAGATCTATGATTTATGCCGGTTAGATAGGGTGTCTGTATTCTGATGTCGTAATGGATACAAAATTCACACGTGTGGAATGCGGTCAAGTCCCGAAAGTCGCGAAAGTCTCTCTCTCcctgctcctccagcacatttgcataatttcttTCGCTGCTGAAAGCTACGCCGAAAAGTGAGAGCCAGGTGGCAAGGAACGGCTTATGTACTTGACGGATTTTCCCTCGAATACGATTGTCAAGAACCTCACGATCGGCAAATATTTGACTCACTCTCGCCGGCTCTCCACATCTTTGGCAAAGTCAATATTGACGCAACCGTTAGCCGGTGGAAACGACCAGCCCGCACGCCTATCTATCAGCGCCGAAATGTCACAAAGCCGAGAGGAACTGAGAccaaaagccaaaaccaaagctGGATTCGAAGTCGAGGCTCGTGTTGTGTCATTGACCTGAACCTCTAGGCGGCTGTTACGATTTCGGTGCCGAAACGTAACTCGAGAGAAGAGATTCTGGCGCAGAGGCTGTCGAACCTGGTTGCCATTGATTTGCAAGAACTCTTGCATCCCCAAGCAGTAAGATGTATTTCtgtctgctttcttttgtgtatttcgccttatttattatattgcCCTCACATAACGATGCCGATTCGACCCCATATCAGGTGTGTCTTGTCCAAAAATAAACTGGGTTAATGGCTCGAATGCAAAGTTTAAGCGCAGCATTTTATGTTCTCAAACAAGTTATAAATGAGTCTGTCTCCTGATCTTCACATCCGATCAGGTGTCTTTTGGTCTTAAATGATATTCCAGAGCCATTCCAATGCAGCTAATTGAGCAGGGATTGATGGACTTGGGACGTGTGGCTAACTGTCTACACTcataaattgattaatttatgAACCACTATCGAAACGATCACAAACTCGAAAACAAACCAGTGCACTTATAGTTAAGAACCCCACACAAATGTGACCGATTGTTTGATAGTTGGGAGGGGGAAAAGAAGACTTATATTACCATTTGTTAGCCCACGCATGATTTTTATACGTTTGCggcatattaattttatgttcTTTGAGtcataattattttttggGCTTTTCAACCCAAGTGGTTGTATTGGTTGTGGTTATAATTGAATGGCATTGTTGCTTATGGGAGTCGCTGTAGAGTTTTGACTTTTAAGGGCATGCTTTTCATAATGGGAATATGAATAATGCAAGGAACAATACTTCCTAGGTATGAATGATTAATTCTCACTTTTTAAATTGGGGTGGGGCTAGAATATTGTCACGTTCAAATGGAATGGACAAAAGGGTTTCACTTTTCAGAAAGAATTAACTCTTTTGAAAAACCTTTACTAAGTGAACAATAACTGGCACAAAGAAgtcttaaccttttgcattcatataaaaaaaagtttcccCAATATAGTTCTTTGCGTCCAAATTGATTTGTGATTATTATAAACCCCAAAAAGATTTTAGGCACTCTTATTAATATTTGCATATGGCACAGAGCATAATTAAGGCTAATTAAGGCGatcaaaaaaaggaaagaacCAAGCCAAGAATCAAAAAAGTCGCTTAGTGAAAGTTAGTGTCGATTCAGAAGTGAaagaaacaaaagacttaaggCACGAACTTGGGCCAGTTGACGAGTTAATGAGTTCAGCGGCAGCACAGAGCAATAAATGATTAATTGCGGTCAGGTATAAACTAGTTTCGTTTTGTATTCCCAAAATGTGAAGTTAAGTCATTCATggtatttaattttcttttttatgcgATTTGACTTACAACAAGAAAGCGCATTTTAACGCGAGGTTCTGGTGAATAGTTTCAGATTTTTCAATAAATGCTTGGTGTTCGTGGCGTTGACCAATCCTCGCCTTGACAATATATCCTTGAACTGCAAACGAGAACGGGAATGAGTGGCACTCTGGGTTATCACGCGGCAAAATCACACACACTAAAAGCACTATAAAACCAATCCTGCTGAGCTTTCAATTTACGATTGTTTCAGGTTccgttgtttttctttctttttttttgtcacgCACAATAAATAGGGTCTGGAAATGGAACTCCTACCAAGAACCAAGAGCCAGCGAGCCAGGCGACGTCTGAAGATGAACTGAGTGCTGGCCGGGCCCAGCGCGTCTGTTTATAACATTTCCATTAGCGATGCAAACGACGAAGCGAAAGAAATGGCCAAGAAAACAGGGCCCGATCAGGTGTAAGAGAACTGGGTTTTGGGCAGAAGAGAGAGTCGAAGAGAAGACCGCGATTCGGGCACGTAGTCGAGCGCCTTGGCCTGGCTTTTATCTGGGGGCGTGGATCTGTGGGATTTGGTTACCAGCTCCAGGGTACACAACACCAATTGATATGCAGGCTTACAACTCTAGGATTTCGCAGATCGAAATCTTCCCCGATCCCTTGGGTTAGGCAAATAGTTTGCCTAACATATTGTCAGATATTTCTCAAGCATTTGATTAAATGTGCTGACAGTCGCTTCTTCAGTCTACTGTTTCGCAAACTCGCACCTAGCAAGAACACAGAATCACAGCGCTGACTTTGATTAATTGGCCGTTTATTGGCTTGATTGAGTGTGACTGGACAG is from Drosophila melanogaster chromosome 3L and encodes:
- the CG11905 gene encoding uncharacterized protein, isoform D codes for the protein MRFLVLSTLLLASLALGQAQQHGGLAVEIQKQRLVKFPEDFEPNAATPSSEKADEAKRILEQIAKVNEAFGYVKKQPEQPKLPPILDSSQYLFPKPAHQPFHAHQHHFSGSNGQTLLEPSIRAVKLTRNVAGSYNVPPRLRQAIESTSKEEKKAQLYFRPKQVEVPKPSSEQEAQQLPAHFVVPVHLYKLNKEEYLKEHASQEYKIKGYKIIGDVDSFYGKAKAGRKQGKTTPKYHLFFLPRELALNEDGTPKRGNSTTIGTTTTKAPVPVNFKEYRLDSREKPVHKPQKIQPTSSPELNSLNRKKVGSTAKPVRLSGKDAEQQIYQGSTSLNIKATSAPVLLSSTLPPSGGLLPNRNRLSPFRMPGMNIAEMQNQTSTAIKNAFQNIFKLPFRPPMAATAGEGPVVVGNVPVKNHSIDSMDYKWEDENEGAGDGMADDVDTIENTAAELDNSASSEKHLFAHKGHHLMHTVSQVATAQESTQKQALREGGIIIQRLKVRRGGIAIAGPGGVATAGSGGTAIVGPGGYALTHPRSLTIAGPGAKVISIPADVDLKDALARTDLETRSFPREGKIVATGPTVYYAPPTGTTTMEADQGAGLETGQFES
- the CG11905 gene encoding uncharacterized protein, isoform H encodes the protein MRFLVLSTLLLASLALGQAQQHGGLAVDAYWRTTNIEAWPPGAPVAEKSGKLIAGSAPAQDLTPYGAYQPVLFSAPYYAAYNLPLAYVVQPTIASADQATIASATTTTTTTTTGRPESLADDSSSELEKPEKLQALPAVKTRTTGDLKSDVGLRSAVSKINPEYVIEEIVPVPGKLVISTSGSPRSAKQQLKKAIAPQKMRKQAGGRVPLKVEATGKTSTSSGNFPQIPFGNYFLPYRPEQAQAIQGRKQAALILEPHSKAVVGNGGTAISTPISKAYLKKGVPTNVYFNPESVAIAGVGGKAHATADLELDLFT